A stretch of the Thermofilum adornatum genome encodes the following:
- a CDS encoding glycoside hydrolase family 65 protein → MITYEFSSKERSLKEIATLATLSNGFISVRGDPEVSKSEFGTFVSGVYCYTPIFYRELVNLPRITPIYLTIDGEPFRPISGETIIKLDTLNGIVYYESILESSIGKLKYESSRIVHKTFKGIFAEEFRFRPINFAGRVCIRLPIELSVSNKSVPPQVHVKLFKIVESDSFNDSYLHVRTEDEIYDVYFKMFAESNDLQLRPYSDENEIGFLGCIDVDPNQAIKVAKKVIVAKEKSTLNKYSEIAKKKTYQELLETHTTAWQKEWKQIGLVIEGDIDFARYLYFNTFHLLQMYDDESDVFLLPARGLHGYGYRGHVFWDADIYSLPFYLFFKPSAAKAMLKYRCKCLQAAKEYATKSNFKGARFPWESADDGYEATPRIVPLDLTGSKTVLIETGELEQHITADVAYAVDLYYTFTGDEQFMEECGLKIIFETARFWSSRVKYDQEKNAYVIEDVIGPDEYHVHVNNNFYTNLLAKHNLELGVKYFELSRQKNNWRKIAEGLTSEEEVQNWRRISQKIYLPCLTNGICEEFEGYLQLPDFKVPEGCIGEKCLPEKIRENIPKTRLIKQADVLAGMFLLKEKFNKEIIAQNFDYYFPRTTHASSLSLPMYAAVLAYLGRTEESFKLLKLAASADLGNLYGNVEDGFHVGSAAGVWTAILFGLAGIHIKNERPTLDPKKISNVKMAFNVTIKGQNVRVEL, encoded by the coding sequence ATGATAACATACGAGTTTTCTAGTAAAGAAAGAAGCTTAAAAGAAATAGCTACACTTGCCACCCTTTCAAATGGTTTTATCAGTGTACGTGGAGACCCAGAAGTATCAAAGTCAGAATTTGGAACCTTTGTTTCAGGGGTTTATTGCTATACACCTATCTTTTATAGGGAGCTAGTGAACCTTCCAAGAATAACTCCCATATATTTAACCATTGATGGTGAGCCCTTCAGACCTATAAGTGGTGAGACGATTATAAAACTAGATACATTGAACGGTATCGTCTATTACGAATCAATTCTAGAGTCTAGCATTGGAAAACTAAAATATGAAAGTTCAAGAATTGTGCATAAAACTTTCAAGGGAATCTTTGCTGAAGAGTTCCGTTTTAGACCAATTAACTTTGCTGGAAGGGTATGCATAAGACTCCCTATCGAGCTCTCGGTAAGCAATAAGTCGGTTCCCCCCCAAGTGCATGTTAAGCTGTTTAAAATTGTAGAGAGCGACAGTTTTAATGATTCATACCTTCATGTGCGTACAGAGGACGAAATATATGATGTTTACTTCAAAATGTTTGCTGAATCTAATGATTTACAGCTACGGCCATATAGCGACGAGAATGAAATAGGTTTCCTGGGATGCATAGATGTGGATCCTAACCAGGCGATTAAAGTTGCCAAAAAGGTAATTGTAGCAAAAGAAAAAAGTACCCTGAATAAATATTCTGAGATCGCGAAGAAAAAAACGTACCAAGAACTACTAGAAACCCATACCACTGCTTGGCAAAAAGAATGGAAACAAATAGGCTTAGTCATCGAGGGAGACATAGACTTTGCACGTTACCTCTATTTTAACACATTTCATCTTTTACAGATGTATGACGATGAATCAGATGTTTTTCTTTTGCCTGCCAGAGGCCTGCATGGATATGGTTATAGGGGGCATGTATTTTGGGACGCAGACATTTATTCCCTTCCTTTTTACCTCTTCTTTAAGCCCTCGGCTGCAAAAGCCATGCTAAAATACAGATGTAAGTGTCTTCAGGCAGCAAAAGAGTATGCTACTAAGAGCAATTTTAAAGGTGCGAGATTTCCATGGGAGAGTGCAGATGACGGCTATGAGGCTACACCCCGCATTGTTCCCTTAGATCTTACTGGTTCAAAGACTGTGCTGATAGAGACTGGCGAATTAGAACAACACATAACAGCGGATGTGGCTTATGCTGTAGATTTGTATTATACGTTTACAGGGGACGAGCAATTCATGGAGGAATGTGGACTTAAGATTATTTTTGAAACTGCTAGGTTTTGGAGCTCTCGAGTCAAATATGACCAAGAAAAAAATGCCTATGTAATAGAGGATGTCATTGGTCCAGATGAATACCATGTGCATGTCAACAATAATTTCTATACTAATTTGCTGGCTAAGCACAACCTAGAACTTGGAGTAAAATATTTTGAATTGTCGAGGCAGAAAAATAACTGGAGAAAAATTGCTGAGGGTCTTACTAGCGAAGAAGAAGTTCAAAATTGGCGTAGAATTTCTCAAAAAATCTACCTGCCATGTCTGACAAATGGCATATGTGAAGAGTTCGAGGGTTATCTTCAGCTACCCGATTTTAAGGTCCCCGAAGGTTGTATTGGAGAGAAATGTCTTCCAGAGAAAATAAGAGAAAACATTCCAAAAACTAGACTCATAAAACAGGCCGATGTTCTGGCTGGCATGTTCCTTCTCAAAGAGAAATTCAATAAGGAAATTATTGCACAGAATTTTGATTATTATTTTCCCCGAACAACCCACGCATCTTCCCTTTCACTTCCAATGTATGCTGCTGTCCTTGCATATCTCGGGAGAACAGAAGAGTCATTTAAGCTATTAAAATTAGCTGCATCTGCGGATCTAGGAAATCTTTACGGAAATGTGGAAGATGGTTTCCATGTAGGATCTGCTGCAGGAGTCTGGACAGCCATACTTTTTGGTCTAGCGGGAATACACATTAAAAACGAAAGGCCAACCTTGGATCCTAAAAAAATCTCAAATGTAAAAATGGCCTTCAACGTAACCATAAAGGGACAAAACGTTAGGGTTGAATTATAG
- a CDS encoding carbohydrate kinase family protein, with translation MQAEKSRFDVVTLGHILLDLRFCVDAFATPDKEGAIKSQSHGVGGSAANVAIGIRRLGGKSAVIGKVGFDDFGKNALEDLVREGVDISNVRIDALNGKTGFTLVIIDSSGQIIMYGDKGVAETLTPEEVNTKVLRETEHLHIASLRVDTASSIAKIAKELGVRISWDPGRRQARLGLEALRPVIRYADIVLPNEIEAKAMTGTESIEEAAETLLKEGVGMVIIKRGARGVYVATKREVFEVPGYRPETVVDTTGAGDAFAAGLIMGLKKFELREAVRFATIVAGLKVTRLGSHEIPTWNEAIAVFEKQRKG, from the coding sequence ATGCAGGCAGAAAAATCTAGATTCGACGTAGTGACGCTTGGACACATTCTGCTTGACCTCAGGTTCTGTGTAGACGCGTTTGCTACTCCGGACAAGGAGGGCGCAATCAAGAGCCAGAGCCACGGAGTCGGCGGTAGCGCGGCTAATGTGGCTATAGGTATCAGGAGGCTTGGTGGAAAAAGCGCAGTTATAGGCAAGGTTGGCTTCGACGACTTTGGGAAAAACGCTTTGGAAGACCTCGTCCGGGAGGGCGTAGACATTTCCAATGTAAGGATAGACGCACTAAACGGGAAGACAGGATTTACCCTGGTAATCATAGACTCAAGCGGACAAATAATCATGTATGGCGACAAGGGCGTTGCAGAAACCTTGACTCCTGAAGAAGTGAATACAAAGGTTCTACGAGAGACCGAGCATCTCCACATCGCTAGTCTACGTGTCGATACGGCTTCCTCTATAGCAAAGATAGCGAAGGAGCTTGGCGTAAGGATTTCCTGGGACCCCGGCAGGAGGCAGGCCCGTCTAGGGCTAGAAGCCCTAAGACCAGTTATCAGGTATGCAGACATCGTTCTCCCCAACGAGATAGAGGCAAAAGCCATGACGGGGACAGAGTCTATCGAGGAAGCAGCAGAGACCCTCTTGAAAGAAGGAGTAGGAATGGTAATTATCAAGAGAGGCGCCAGAGGCGTATATGTGGCAACAAAGAGAGAAGTGTTCGAGGTCCCAGGCTACAGGCCTGAGACAGTTGTTGACACGACTGGAGCAGGCGACGCATTCGCCGCAGGCCTAATAATGGGCCTCAAGAAGTTTGAGCTCAGGGAGGCCGTGAGGTTTGCAACCATTGTTGCGGGACTCAAAGTTACGAGACTGGGCTCACATGAGATTCCAACCTGGAACGAGGCAATAGCTGTTTTCGAGAAGCAGAGAAAAGGTTAA
- a CDS encoding ferritin family protein, with product MLAKNPIEIPSGKKLSREELVQAVRLSIIAELDAINLYLQLSSATDDPLAKKVFEDIAREEKTHVGEFLTLLEKLDPEQVKELEKGKKEVKELEE from the coding sequence ATGTTGGCAAAAAACCCTATCGAGATTCCTTCTGGAAAGAAGCTATCTCGCGAAGAGCTGGTTCAAGCAGTAAGGCTATCGATTATTGCTGAGCTAGATGCTATAAACCTCTATCTCCAGCTTTCAAGCGCGACGGATGACCCCCTCGCTAAAAAGGTTTTTGAGGACATAGCTCGGGAGGAAAAAACACATGTTGGAGAATTCTTGACTCTCCTCGAGAAACTAGATCCTGAACAAGTAAAAGAACTAGAGAAGGGAAAGAAAGAAGTCAAAGAGCTCGAAGAATAA
- a CDS encoding YkgJ family cysteine cluster protein, with protein sequence MTIEKPELRVDCKINGKLCGACCYKAVVPLTREDIKKIENLGFKAQEFIEFRLGVPILRNIDGHCMFLDTATNTCKIYEMRPEACRLYPLIYSPKLWVHVDPRCPKAKDVPQEEVVKLASHVLRFYEKIKADWLSENARDYSQDA encoded by the coding sequence ATGACTATAGAGAAGCCAGAACTCAGAGTCGATTGCAAGATAAATGGGAAGCTTTGTGGAGCATGTTGCTATAAAGCAGTTGTTCCTCTCACACGGGAAGACATTAAGAAGATAGAGAACCTAGGGTTCAAAGCTCAAGAATTCATAGAGTTTCGGCTAGGTGTCCCCATACTTCGAAACATAGATGGACACTGCATGTTTCTCGACACAGCTACGAACACATGTAAAATTTATGAGATGAGGCCAGAGGCCTGCAGGCTGTATCCTCTCATCTATAGCCCCAAGCTATGGGTGCATGTAGACCCACGGTGTCCAAAGGCAAAAGACGTTCCACAGGAAGAAGTAGTCAAGCTTGCTTCGCACGTGTTGAGGTTTTATGAAAAAATTAAAGCAGACTGGCTCTCGGAAAATGCTCGTGACTATTCTCAAGACGCCTAG
- the fba gene encoding class I fructose-bisphosphate aldolase: MGYGYIGKKVRLQRILRDGKAVIFAFDHGVEHGPADFPGETIDPRKILSKVVDVVDAIMLLPGMANLTHEVWAGKVPLIVKVTSKTSLRPEQEKLLQSPFGFVEDVVALGAEAVAATVYWGSNFEDQMLKMWFEVKREAERYGLPALQLSYPRGPAIKNMYDVEVVRYGVRAAIESGADLIKTYYTGSTESFRRVVEVAAGVPVLMSGGAKAKTLLDFLYVVKSVMDAGAQGVVVGRNIFQHENPRGAAKAIMAVVHEGYSPEEALKMAEQ, translated from the coding sequence ATGGGTTATGGGTATATAGGGAAAAAGGTTAGGCTTCAACGAATATTGAGGGATGGCAAAGCCGTTATATTTGCTTTTGACCACGGCGTGGAGCACGGTCCCGCAGACTTTCCTGGAGAAACCATCGACCCTAGGAAGATCCTCTCGAAAGTAGTTGACGTTGTTGACGCAATTATGCTTTTGCCGGGCATGGCTAACCTGACCCACGAAGTTTGGGCAGGTAAGGTCCCGCTAATCGTTAAGGTAACAAGCAAGACCAGTCTTAGACCCGAACAGGAAAAGCTTCTCCAAAGCCCGTTCGGCTTCGTGGAGGACGTTGTGGCTTTAGGAGCCGAAGCTGTCGCCGCCACTGTGTATTGGGGAAGCAATTTTGAGGACCAGATGCTGAAGATGTGGTTTGAGGTTAAGAGGGAGGCAGAGAGATACGGTTTGCCGGCTCTCCAGTTGTCTTATCCGCGTGGTCCAGCGATAAAGAACATGTATGACGTCGAGGTTGTCAGGTATGGCGTCAGGGCAGCCATTGAGAGTGGGGCCGACCTAATCAAGACCTATTATACTGGAAGCACAGAGTCCTTCAGGCGCGTAGTGGAGGTTGCGGCAGGCGTTCCAGTGCTGATGAGTGGAGGGGCAAAGGCAAAAACTCTCCTAGACTTTCTCTATGTCGTCAAAAGCGTGATGGATGCCGGTGCACAGGGAGTGGTCGTGGGGCGCAACATATTCCAGCACGAGAACCCGAGGGGCGCTGCAAAAGCAATTATGGCAGTTGTCCACGAGGGTTATTCACCTGAAGAAGCACTAAAGATGGCTGAGCAATAA
- a CDS encoding NAD(P)H-hydrate dehydratase, whose amino-acid sequence MKVASSNEIRLLDKEAVEKYGISHEILMENAGAAVARLILHTASEEDTVAVIAGPGNNGGDGLVCARHLASHGMDVHVYLVADPERLSELVKKNLDRVALANIPVEKVTEKNVEELQDVLPFYDVIVDALFGTGLTRPLEGVYKEAVEAINDSGSLVVSVDIPSGINSDTGEVMGTAVKADFTVTFGLPKIGLLLYPGAEYAGEILVSHISYPRSLIEDDRIKVETNDPLYPPPRQPDTHKGDYGKALFIAGSKRYYGAPMLASRSFLKAGGGYSRLATVSSIVPFLAIRAPEVVYEELEETSSGTISYRNLEKILKLTEASDIVAIGPGIGLDDETARLVLELIPRINKPLIIDGDGLTILARDTTILSTRKYPTVITPHPGEMSRLTGKPIEEIKKSRLKTALEVAQKLGSYVVLKGAHTVIATPEGKAYINLTGNPGMATAGSGDVLVGAIAGMYGIGYGFEEAVRMGVFVHGLAGDLAAESIGMDGLTAVSIMNFLPRAMKELRENFERIYNENSLPVLV is encoded by the coding sequence GTGAAGGTCGCATCATCTAATGAAATAAGGCTTCTAGACAAAGAGGCAGTCGAAAAATACGGCATATCCCACGAAATCCTTATGGAAAACGCTGGGGCCGCAGTGGCCCGCCTCATACTACACACAGCCTCAGAAGAAGACACAGTCGCGGTCATTGCTGGCCCCGGAAACAACGGAGGAGACGGGCTGGTATGTGCAAGGCACCTGGCAAGCCATGGGATGGACGTACATGTCTATCTAGTTGCAGACCCTGAAAGGCTCTCAGAGCTAGTCAAGAAAAACTTGGATCGGGTAGCCCTGGCTAATATCCCAGTAGAAAAAGTTACGGAGAAAAACGTGGAAGAACTACAAGATGTTCTCCCATTCTACGACGTTATAGTCGACGCCCTTTTTGGTACAGGCCTTACACGGCCACTTGAAGGAGTCTACAAGGAGGCAGTAGAAGCGATAAACGATTCTGGCTCGCTAGTTGTTAGCGTGGATATCCCTTCAGGTATAAATTCGGATACAGGGGAAGTAATGGGGACAGCGGTAAAAGCAGACTTTACTGTCACCTTTGGTCTTCCAAAGATAGGTCTCCTGCTCTACCCGGGCGCAGAATATGCAGGCGAAATCCTAGTTTCACACATTTCTTATCCAAGGAGCCTAATCGAAGACGACAGAATAAAGGTAGAGACAAACGACCCACTGTACCCCCCACCTAGACAGCCAGACACTCATAAGGGAGACTATGGCAAGGCACTTTTCATCGCCGGCTCCAAAAGGTACTACGGCGCCCCAATGCTGGCGTCCAGATCATTCCTCAAGGCTGGCGGCGGCTACTCTAGACTAGCAACAGTAAGTAGCATAGTTCCTTTCCTGGCAATCAGAGCCCCAGAAGTAGTCTACGAAGAGCTTGAAGAGACCAGTTCGGGGACAATATCTTACAGGAATCTGGAAAAAATCCTAAAGCTCACAGAAGCCTCAGACATAGTTGCGATAGGCCCAGGCATAGGGCTAGACGATGAAACAGCCAGGCTCGTCCTCGAACTCATTCCGAGGATCAATAAGCCCCTAATCATTGACGGAGACGGCTTGACAATCCTAGCCAGAGACACAACAATCCTCTCCACACGTAAATACCCCACCGTTATTACTCCGCATCCTGGAGAAATGTCTCGGCTAACGGGAAAACCAATAGAGGAAATCAAAAAGTCTAGGCTAAAAACAGCACTAGAGGTAGCCCAGAAACTCGGCTCCTACGTTGTCCTTAAAGGCGCACACACAGTCATTGCCACGCCTGAGGGCAAGGCATACATTAATCTAACAGGAAACCCCGGAATGGCCACCGCTGGAAGCGGCGACGTCCTCGTAGGCGCAATAGCCGGCATGTACGGTATCGGCTACGGCTTCGAGGAAGCAGTAAGAATGGGCGTCTTCGTCCACGGCTTAGCAGGTGATCTAGCTGCCGAAAGCATCGGAATGGACGGCTTAACTGCTGTTTCAATTATGAATTTCCTGCCGAGAGCGATGAAGGAGCTAAGGGAAAACTTTGAAAGAATATACAACGAGAATTCATTGCCTGTTCTGGTGTAG
- a CDS encoding nitroreductase family protein — protein sequence MCTQESRCREFLLSRRSIRRFREDPVPDELIEKALDIARFAPSAHNNQPWVFVVVKDKEKLRKLAEIHRWSKPILGSQVAIIVFSDSKISPRSHLVDGSIVATYLWLALHCVGLSTVWIYTLEQAEQIRNIVNAPEHLMPVAIFPVGFPAESPPPRPRKQLSEIVKIDSF from the coding sequence ATGTGTACACAAGAGTCCCGCTGTAGAGAGTTCTTGCTTTCGAGGAGAAGTATAAGGCGTTTCAGGGAGGATCCTGTTCCAGACGAACTCATAGAGAAGGCTTTGGACATCGCCCGTTTTGCGCCAAGTGCACACAATAATCAGCCCTGGGTTTTCGTAGTCGTCAAGGATAAGGAAAAACTCCGAAAACTAGCCGAGATACACAGGTGGTCGAAACCTATCCTAGGCTCGCAGGTAGCGATAATTGTTTTCTCGGACTCAAAGATTTCTCCTAGGTCCCACCTTGTCGACGGCTCTATTGTAGCAACGTATCTATGGCTCGCCCTACACTGTGTTGGCCTCTCCACTGTTTGGATATACACATTGGAACAGGCAGAACAAATTAGAAATATCGTCAATGCCCCAGAACACCTCATGCCAGTAGCTATTTTCCCCGTAGGCTTTCCAGCAGAATCCCCGCCGCCGCGTCCAAGAAAACAGCTAAGCGAGATAGTCAAAATTGACAGCTTCTAG
- a CDS encoding VIT1/CCC1 transporter family protein, which produces MPDFRAYARDELFDSLLYGELSKHEKNQRNREILEELSKQEYMHYEFWSKFAGRIELTGYEKARLRIYLFMSRLLGKTFIIKFLERHESDVVEEYKKILKEPSLSDNDKKILEKIIEEEKYHEGALASQIDEFAVRHLGSIALGMSDAIIELSGVHAGFLGYTASPIYTGISGLIVGISASMSMAAAAYLQAKQERGKSPGKSATVTGLMYMATVVLLTSPFFMGLSVPTALALSILFALLVLAGFTFFSTTILGGSFKKDFLENTGIIFLVVIVGYLFGTAVEQLLGFRP; this is translated from the coding sequence ATGCCGGACTTTCGTGCTTATGCTCGTGACGAACTCTTTGATTCTCTTCTTTATGGCGAGCTTTCCAAGCATGAAAAGAATCAAAGAAACAGAGAGATTCTCGAGGAGCTCTCGAAACAGGAATACATGCACTACGAGTTTTGGTCTAAGTTTGCCGGAAGAATTGAGCTCACTGGCTATGAAAAGGCAAGGCTCCGAATCTACCTCTTTATGTCGAGGCTCCTGGGAAAAACATTCATCATTAAGTTTCTGGAGAGACACGAATCTGACGTAGTTGAGGAGTACAAGAAGATTCTAAAGGAGCCCTCACTTTCTGACAACGACAAGAAGATTCTGGAAAAAATTATAGAGGAAGAAAAGTACCATGAGGGCGCCCTCGCAAGCCAGATAGACGAATTCGCTGTTAGACACCTGGGCTCGATAGCCCTGGGAATGAGCGACGCAATTATCGAGCTGTCAGGCGTTCATGCAGGCTTCCTGGGATATACAGCTTCGCCCATCTATACGGGCATCTCTGGACTCATCGTGGGCATAAGCGCCTCGATGTCTATGGCTGCAGCGGCTTATCTCCAGGCTAAACAGGAGAGGGGAAAGAGCCCCGGTAAATCTGCTACGGTTACCGGCTTGATGTACATGGCTACCGTTGTGCTCCTTACCTCTCCCTTCTTCATGGGCCTCTCTGTGCCAACGGCCCTCGCCCTCTCGATTCTCTTTGCTCTCCTAGTCTTGGCTGGATTCACCTTCTTCAGTACAACTATTCTAGGAGGATCCTTCAAGAAGGACTTTCTCGAAAACACTGGAATAATATTTCTCGTAGTAATAGTAGGCTACCTCTTCGGGACAGCCGTGGAACAGCTACTCGGATTTAGACCCTGA
- a CDS encoding HAD family hydrolase — protein sequence MLGFVWDFDGVIVETPHEKAWRIACERLGITGFTSNFYHEYVSGKPRLEGAWNILSKLANRSPSQTEVETLASLKTNIYLELIERGEYQLRTDVIRFIQRARQEGIIQVLASASRNVHRLIEVERKKSGLELAVLFDIDVSGSGATKKEVFKNAIEKLKEIFHEDMECILFFDDAPSGILAAKSLNQKAIGCFHRELLNYGADAVIEDFSNIPLQEFLNKVGCKI from the coding sequence ATGCTGGGGTTTGTATGGGACTTCGACGGAGTCATCGTCGAAACACCACATGAAAAAGCATGGAGAATAGCATGTGAAAGACTAGGCATAACTGGTTTTACCAGCAACTTCTACCATGAATATGTATCTGGCAAGCCTCGTCTCGAGGGTGCATGGAATATTTTGAGCAAACTAGCAAATAGATCACCAAGTCAAACTGAAGTGGAGACCCTTGCTTCACTTAAAACTAACATATACTTGGAACTAATAGAGAGAGGCGAGTATCAATTAAGAACAGACGTTATAAGGTTTATACAGCGAGCAAGGCAAGAAGGAATAATACAGGTTCTAGCTTCGGCATCGAGAAATGTCCATCGGCTTATAGAGGTAGAGCGCAAAAAAAGTGGTCTTGAGTTGGCGGTGCTCTTCGATATCGATGTGAGTGGTTCTGGAGCGACAAAGAAAGAAGTATTTAAAAATGCAATTGAAAAACTGAAAGAAATATTTCATGAAGATATGGAGTGTATTTTGTTCTTTGATGATGCTCCCTCAGGAATTTTAGCAGCTAAATCACTCAATCAAAAGGCTATAGGTTGTTTTCACCGGGAACTTTTAAACTATGGAGCTGATGCCGTTATTGAGGATTTCTCCAATATACCTCTTCAAGAGTTTCTTAATAAGGTGGGGTGCAAGATATGA
- a CDS encoding TrmB family transcriptional regulator: MAIEELVRLAEKIGLTNYEARAYIALLIHGSLTATELAKKGEIPQPRIYDVTKSLEAKGLIVTSEGRPRRFTIVDPGIALRKLVEKRYQEELLSIQEIVEQSSMIGRTSEEPGVWTATGPDAVENLVISSLKSARNEILVSGFSEFVKRYVSEAKLENIASCLVLYDENYNGLVELFDEVRVRPTRAPQFVITDFSMVTAVVNWGTQDPVAYRVTDMNLMKIFAVYYLSYLRAGAKIVSSKFDKVRKRTYHHLTRALDHLKLLEEMNRKAIVTVKGRWIKSGESAYIRGVPQQVYENSFKGIGTLIIVTEDGKKVTVGGIDAYLEDIEGFEITIETT; encoded by the coding sequence GTGGCTATAGAGGAACTTGTAAGACTAGCTGAAAAAATTGGTTTAACAAACTACGAGGCACGCGCCTATATAGCTTTGCTTATTCATGGCTCCCTCACTGCAACAGAATTAGCAAAGAAAGGTGAAATCCCACAGCCTAGAATTTATGATGTTACCAAATCACTGGAAGCTAAGGGACTGATAGTTACTAGCGAGGGTAGACCTAGAAGATTTACAATTGTTGATCCAGGAATAGCTCTCAGAAAATTAGTTGAAAAGAGATACCAAGAAGAACTTCTTTCTATTCAGGAAATTGTCGAACAAAGTTCCATGATAGGACGCACTTCTGAGGAACCTGGTGTTTGGACGGCTACTGGACCAGATGCCGTAGAAAACTTAGTTATATCAAGTTTGAAGAGTGCAAGAAACGAGATTCTGGTTTCTGGTTTTTCGGAGTTTGTAAAAAGATACGTTTCTGAGGCAAAGTTAGAGAATATAGCTTCTTGCCTCGTCCTATACGACGAGAACTACAATGGGCTCGTTGAGTTGTTTGACGAAGTAAGAGTTAGACCCACACGTGCTCCACAATTTGTGATAACAGATTTCTCGATGGTTACGGCCGTTGTTAATTGGGGAACTCAGGATCCTGTCGCATATAGGGTAACTGATATGAATTTAATGAAGATTTTTGCTGTTTACTATTTAAGTTATTTAAGAGCTGGGGCAAAAATTGTTTCCAGCAAATTTGATAAAGTGAGAAAGAGAACGTATCATCATTTGACTCGAGCCCTTGATCATCTTAAATTGCTTGAAGAGATGAATAGAAAAGCAATTGTTACAGTTAAGGGTAGGTGGATAAAGAGTGGAGAAAGTGCATATATAAGAGGAGTTCCACAGCAGGTTTATGAGAATAGTTTTAAAGGCATTGGAACACTTATTATCGTTACTGAGGATGGAAAAAAGGTTACCGTTGGAGGAATAGATGCGTATCTAGAGGATATTGAAGGATTTGAAATAACAATTGAAACTACATAA